A single Brassica rapa cultivar Chiifu-401-42 chromosome A04, CAAS_Brap_v3.01, whole genome shotgun sequence DNA region contains:
- the LOC103849183 gene encoding F-box/kelch-repeat protein At3g27150, with protein MSKEMAKINRDVLLLREDQAPKVGASLSQSEPRKMSMVGIKPHIPDLNVKPCSDSDEEEKGEIAKEFQNLAGLKTHDACYVDHKLLYELEVEIIARLPCFEYWKLQFLNKKFLQLLKSCEIFRVRQEKGLVKPYVILHSGAVSNWEMFDKDFKTFRRLPKVPSSDYCFFHSDKETVSVGTQLIVIGREIDGIVVFRYELENHKWFKGPSMITPRTMYGSASHGKTVFFAGGIKMDENGNPVVVQTVEKYNADTKRWTMINGMHKARKFSSGCFLRGKFYVLGGRDDNDKHLTCGESYDETTNSWELIPDMLKDMTVIAHSQSPPLIAVVDDNLYMLETSLNELRVYDIKTNIWKKLGVVPVGANAAFGWGIAFKSMGDRLLVIGTSHYWHSKTVVHSCRPSPDVEEQHWEEIKHWCVGAELPQFIHNCCVMFA; from the coding sequence ATGTCAAAAGAGATGGCAAAAATAAATCGAGATGTGCTATTGCTAAGAGAAGATCAGGCTCCTAAAGTTGGAGCAAGCTTGAGCCAATCTGAACCAAGGAAGATGTCAATGGTTGGCATTAAACCTCACATACCTGACTTGAATGTGAAACCTTGTTCTGATTCCGACGaggaagaaaaaggagaaattGCAAAAGAATTTCAGAATCTTGCAGGTTTAAAAACTCATGATGCCTGTTACGTTGATCATAAGCTTTTGTACGAGCTTGAGGTCGAGATCATTGCTCGTCTACCATGCTTTGAATACTGGAAACTGCAGTTTCTTAACAAGAAATTCTTGCAGTTATTAAAGAGCTGTGAAATTTTCAGGGTGAGACAAGAAAAAGGACTTGTGAAACCCTATGTGATTTTGCATTCAGGGGCTGTATCTAATTGGGAAATGTTTGATAAGGATTTTAAAACCTTTCGGAGACTTcctaaagttccttcttctgactATTGCTTTTTCCACAGCGATAAGGAAACAGTTAGTGTGGGTACTCAACTAATTGTCATAGGGAGAGAAATAGATGGAATTGTGGTGTTTCGCTATGAGCTAGAGAATCATAAGTGGTTCAAAGGTCCTTCAATGATCACACCAAGGACCATGTACGGTTCTGCGAGCCATGGTAAAACCGTATTTTTTGCAGGAGGCATTAAAATGGATGAAAATGGGAACCCTGTTGTTGTGCAAACTGTAGAAAAGTATAATGCTGATACAAAAAGGTGGACTATGATCAATGGAATGCATAAAGCAAGGAAGTTCAGCTCAGGATGTTTCTTGCGTGGAAAATTTTACGTCCTCGGTGGCCGAGATGATAATGATAAGCACCTCACTTGTGGAGAAAGTTATGATGAGACGACCAATTCGTGGGAGTTGATACCTGACATGCTAAAAGACATGACAGTTATTGCGCATTCCCAATCTCCGCCCCTTATTGCTGTGGTTGATGACAATCTATACATGTTAGAAACATCTTTGAACGAGCTTCGGGTATatgatataaaaacaaatatttggaAGAAACTTGGTGTTGTCCCTGTGGGCGCAAACGCTGCTTTCGGTTGGGGGATTGCGTTTAAATCGATGGGAGACAGACTTCTAGTGATTGGAACTTCTCACTATTGGCATAGTAAGACAGTAGTTCACTCATGCCGTCCTTCTCCAGACGTGGAAGAGCAGCACTGGGAAGAAATAAAACATTGGTGTGTTGGTGCTGAGCTCCCACAGTTTATTCATAACTGTTGTGTGATGTTTGCTTAA